A region of the Prevotella melaninogenica genome:
ATTCCCCTGATTATCACCAAACTTATAAATACCCTGTTCATCAAATAAATCCGCTGTATTTCCTAAGAATCTGCCACCTTTAGGAATAAACTCTATGTCTTCAGCCGAACTAACCCTTTCATCCCAATAAGTTTTCTTATCTACGGTTTCAACCCAGCCCATTCCATTTGGGTCAATTATTCTAATTGGATTTCCACCACCATATAGATAAGGGCTGGTCCACACATATTTTTCTGCCAAAGGATCCACACACATCCATCTTCCCAGCACAGCATCATAGTGGCGTGCACCATAATCATACCAATCCAATCCGTGCATACGGTCAAGTTCCTTACCGTTGTACTTGTAAGATTGTGCGCCTCCGCCTGTACTCTCACCCATCAGTCCACCAAAGGCATAGTAATGATTCACTTGCTCCACTTGTCCATGCTCATCTATCACTACACGGTTGTTTCCAAGGTGGTCCTGCAAGTAGTAATGGTATGTTGGAGTAGAATTTGCAAGTGTAATGTATCCCACGTCAGTAAGAATCTTGCTTAATTGTCCATTCTCATAAATCATATTTCCACAGTAATCGGTTTTCAGCGTTAAAGCCACATTAGTAGATTGAGGCGGAACGATGCTGCCCATAGGTACAAAGAGGTTAGTCTTCGAGGTTTTATAAGTGACAGAGAGTTTACGTCCTATCCGTCAAAAGAGTAATTGTTCTATTTGTTTGTATTTTAAATTATTAGTTTCTGCAAATATAAAAAACTAATTTTACAAATCAAAGTTTAAGACCTACTTTTATATTGCTATTTATTATTGACAGCCGACATACACTCCAACTAAATATTGCAAGTTAGTTTGGATTTACACTACTAATGTCTGAAATTGAAGGAGTTTATCAATTTATCATTTTACACATAGTATTATAACACGCAAATAATAAAACAACAAGAGGAATACCCTTGCGATATTCCTCTTGTTTCAGTGATTCGCATGGGGCTCGAACCCATGACCCCAACATTAAAAGTGTTGTGCTCTACCAACTGAGCTAGCGAATCTCCCTATGCTTTGATAAAAGCGAGTGCAAAGGTAACAAGATTTTCTGATAATTCCAAATTATTTATAACTTTTCTTGTATCTTTTTAGTTGAGAGATGCGTAAACTATGAAAAATATAAGTTTCTATATGATAGCTATGCGCTCTATGATAACATAAGGAGAAATAAAACTTCTCCTTATTTATGTCGCATTTATCAACTTTATTTCTAACTTTGTACTCTATCTAAGAACCCAATCCATAATTCTTTATAACAATGCACATCTATACACTCTATAAATCAAAATATTCATCTACCCTATTAGCTACTGCTTCTATGGCTACTTTTGGAGTATCGCTCCCAGTCAAGGCACAAAGAGAAAACCCACAACCCAACATTATCTTCTTCATGGTAGACGATATGGGGTGGCAAGACACATCCCTTCCTTTTGCAGACTCAATTACTGCCAATAATCGAAAGTACGACACACCAAATATGAAAAGACTCGCTGCAGAGGGTATGATGTTTACTGATGCTTATGCAACTCCTATCAGTTCACCATCAAGATGTAGCCTGATGACTGGCATGAACATGTCACGACACCGCGTAACGAATTGGACTTTACATCGTGACAAAATGACGGATGGGAAGCGAGAAGGTGTAACGCTACCAGATTGGAATTATAATGGCATTGCACAGAGCGGTAATGTGCCACACACAGCAAAAGCCACATCCTTTGTGCAACTACTGAAAGATGCGGGTTATCACACCATACATTGTGGGAAAGCACATTGGGGAGCTATTGACACACCAGGTGAGAATCCGCATCACTTCGGCTTTGACATAAATATTACGGGTACAGCAGCAGGAGGCTTAGCAACCTATTTAAGCGAACGTAATTATGGCTTCACAAAGGATGGGAAAGCCACATCACCATTTGCAATCCCAGGTTTAGAACGTTATTGGGGTACTGGAACCTTTGCAACAGAAGCTCTAACACAAGAGGCTATTGCATCCTTAGAGAAGGCAAAGAAATACAATCAACCTTTCTATCTCTATATGTCTCATTACGCTGTACACGTCCCCATCGACCGAGATATGCGTTTTTATCCTACCTATAGAGCACGTGGTCTTTCTGAGAAGGAAGCTGCTTATGCTTCGTTGGTTGCAGGAATGGATAAAAGTTTAGGAGACCTCATGGATTGGGTAGCTCAGGCTGGACTCGAGCGAGAAACGATTATCATCTTTATGAGTGATAATGGTGGACTTGCCTCGTCGTCGTATTGGCGAGATGGGGAACTTTACACACAAAATGCACCTCTCAAGAGTGGTAAAGGCTCGCTGTATGAAGGAGGTATAAGGGTACCCTTTATCGTAAAATGGAACAATGTAGTAAAACCAAATTCACGCTCTCATGCACCTATAATCATAGAGGACCTTTATCCGACTTTGCTCTCTATGGCAGGCATCAAAAACTACCGTGTACCACAGACTATCGATGGGCAGGATATCACATCTATCCTTCGTGGTAAACAACGAGGCTTTGAGAAGCGACAATTGATATGGAACTATCCTAATATATGGGATGGAGAAGGACTCGGTATCAGCCTTAATTGTGCTATTCGTGAGGGACAATGGAAATTGATTTATTCGTATCTTACAGGAAAGAAAGAGCTTTACAATCTATCAAGCGACCTATCAGAAAAGAATGATCTTAGTGCTTCACAGCCTCGACTCGTTACTCGACTCTTCCGACACCTAACATCTCGATTGCGTAAAATGAATGCACAAAAGCCTATTGTGGAGTATGAAAAGATAAAATAGGGGTTATGAATTTCCGCAGACACAAATTGTCTGTTACCTTAAAATTCATATTAACGAGTTGATTCTTATTGGTTTCCTGCTTGTTTTACCCAGATAAGTTAGTCAATATTTTATTATTATAAGAATCCTCTCATTCCATGTTTTGCTTTTGTGCCAATGCCCAACACCATTGGTGTTCATAGTAAACACCAATGGTGTTGAGCGTTAAACACAATGTAGTATACTATCAGTGTGAAAGTAACTTATTGTTTAAAAGAGGTTACACTACCAAATATTAGTAAATTAAAAACACTTACTTCCTAAGCTTCCATTGGAATGTACTACATGGTAATCCCACTTCGTTCACGAGATTAGCACGTGTGAAAGGTTGCCAGCCATAACGAACATAGAGTGGACGTGTTACAGACGACGACCTAACATGAATTGTGTTAGACGATGTTATCTGTGCTTCGGCTGGATAAAAGATACCATCAGCACCTGCTACCTCAAAGCCTATAAGACGACCACCCTTAGCAGACAATGATTTTGCATGCACAAACTGCAGTTCAAGTCCATTATCTTTCACAGAAACAGAATGACAGACAGGTCCCTCTGACTCTATCTTGTAATCATAACTATGACACAAAGCTTGTAAGCCAAGACGCTCGCCAACAGGCTTCTTATTTCTGTAATGCACGTCCAAAGAATCACCCACATCCGTTGTTACAGCCATCCAAGTATTACGCAACCTTGATGCCATACGACGTTGAGAGTCACGGAAACGTGGCCATGAAGGACGATTCAAGCTGGAGAGCTGTACAAAATAAAACGGCAGTTCAGCGTTATGGAAGAAATTGCGCCAACTCTTCTGCAACATAGGGAAGAGTCTTTCGTGAAGTTCTATATTGTGCGCATTAGACTCACCTTGATACCACACAACGCCCTTAATGCCATAACCCTTCAAAGGAAGCATGCCCGCCTCAAACATATAAGTAGGAGCATAAGGATGACGCTGCAATGGGTTCTTACTCACACTGATGTTCTGCAATGCTCGTTCACGTGCCCACTTCATACCGAAGTCGCCACGATACCAATCACGAAGAATGGCTGGCATACGCTGTTCCAAAGTCTGACGGTCAATCCATGACTCTGTTGTCGTTCCACCAACAGCATTACAGATAATACCTACAGGTACTTGTAAGCTGTCTGCTAACATCTTTCCAAAGTGATAAGCCACAGCTGAGAAGCCGCTCAATGACTCACGAGAGCAGTTACGCCACGGTCCAATACGGAGGTACTGATGACGATTTATTGAGTCGCAAGCACCAGCCGACCATGCTACAGCATTCGTTGGATAGATTGCAGACATATTAAAAAGATGTAAGCGAGTCTGACTGTCAGCCTCATCCAAGTCTTGCTCTTTGTTCAATGAAGCATTCACTGGCCATTCCATATT
Encoded here:
- a CDS encoding RHS repeat domain-containing protein: MGSIVPPQSTNVALTLKTDYCGNMIYENGQLSKILTDVGYITLANSTPTYHYYLQDHLGNNRVVIDEHGQVEQVNHYYAFGGLMGESTGGGAQSYKYNGKELDRMHGLDWYDYGARHYDAVLGRWMCVDPLAEKYVWTSPYLYGGGNPIRIIDPNGMGWVETVDKKTYWDERVSSAEDIEFIPKGGRFLGNTADLFDEQGIYKFGDNQGNILSAHPMEDVIVTGDKDYKFHHSFGYYLFGDFRHSDGGYGPIQADAISFGVGGNVTFIGSTVGIEVGIIMRGGAISPYLTISGGIDAENIYDFFSQKGRINPLKILNANAYGNFVMYENLNKNDLNSFNSYRGLGISKGLSVGNLGLLYGTSAEQGENGYNKTDFSRSYGVSLNANPARFDMSKGGGRTWIPFF
- a CDS encoding sulfatase, whose amino-acid sequence is MHIYTLYKSKYSSTLLATASMATFGVSLPVKAQRENPQPNIIFFMVDDMGWQDTSLPFADSITANNRKYDTPNMKRLAAEGMMFTDAYATPISSPSRCSLMTGMNMSRHRVTNWTLHRDKMTDGKREGVTLPDWNYNGIAQSGNVPHTAKATSFVQLLKDAGYHTIHCGKAHWGAIDTPGENPHHFGFDINITGTAAGGLATYLSERNYGFTKDGKATSPFAIPGLERYWGTGTFATEALTQEAIASLEKAKKYNQPFYLYMSHYAVHVPIDRDMRFYPTYRARGLSEKEAAYASLVAGMDKSLGDLMDWVAQAGLERETIIIFMSDNGGLASSSYWRDGELYTQNAPLKSGKGSLYEGGIRVPFIVKWNNVVKPNSRSHAPIIIEDLYPTLLSMAGIKNYRVPQTIDGQDITSILRGKQRGFEKRQLIWNYPNIWDGEGLGISLNCAIREGQWKLIYSYLTGKKELYNLSSDLSEKNDLSASQPRLVTRLFRHLTSRLRKMNAQKPIVEYEKIK
- a CDS encoding GDSL-type esterase/lipase family protein, with product MIMKKRTILLFGLLLMVLTAVAGGKIKVACVGNSVTWGMTIVDREKNCYPAQLQLMLGDSYEVRNFGHSGSTLLRRGHRPYVNQKEYKEALDFKADLVIIHLGLNDTDPRNWPEYSEEFNADYIRLIDSFRQANPKAKIWICLMTPIFDRHPRFESGTRDWHAQIQKHIRQVATATRVSLIDLNTPLYSRPDLLADAIHPNAEGAKIIADTVYGALTGNYGGLALSPLYTDGMVVQRNKPIVFRGKANTGETVKVNFNGRTLSSVADGTGKWRVSFPAEKAGGPYKAMVSTKKEKLTIKEIYVGEVWLCSGQSNMEWPVNASLNKEQDLDEADSQTRLHLFNMSAIYPTNAVAWSAGACDSINRHQYLRIGPWRNCSRESLSGFSAVAYHFGKMLADSLQVPVGIICNAVGGTTTESWIDRQTLEQRMPAILRDWYRGDFGMKWARERALQNISVSKNPLQRHPYAPTYMFEAGMLPLKGYGIKGVVWYQGESNAHNIELHERLFPMLQKSWRNFFHNAELPFYFVQLSSLNRPSWPRFRDSQRRMASRLRNTWMAVTTDVGDSLDVHYRNKKPVGERLGLQALCHSYDYKIESEGPVCHSVSVKDNGLELQFVHAKSLSAKGGRLIGFEVAGADGIFYPAEAQITSSNTIHVRSSSVTRPLYVRYGWQPFTRANLVNEVGLPCSTFQWKLRK